In Streptomyces sp. Li-HN-5-11, the sequence CCTTGCCGCTCGGCGAGCGCTGGATGGTCTCGGTGATCACCAGCCGGCGCGGGATCTTGTACCCGGCCAGGTGGGTACGGCAGTGGGTCTGGATGTCCTCCAGGGAGGGGCGGGCCGCGCCCTCGCGCAGCTGGACCACGGCCGCGACATGGTTGCCCCACCTCGCGTCCGGTACCCCGGCCACCAGGGCGTCGTAGACGTCGGGGTGGGACTTGAGCGCCTGCTCGACCTCCTCCGGGTACACCTTCTCCCCGCCGGTGTTGATGCACTGCGAGCCCCGGCCCAGGACGGTGACCACGCCCTCCTCGTCGACGGTCGCCATGTCGCCGAGCAGCACCCACCGCTCGCCGTCCTTCTCGAAGAACGTCTCCGCCGTTTTCCCGGGGTCGTTGTAGTAGCCGAGCGGCACATGGCCGCACTGGGCCACCCGGCCCACCTCGCCCACGGCGACCGGCTCGTGCGTCGCCGGATCGACCACCTGCGTGCGGGAGTTCACGCGGATGCGGAAGGTCTGCCCGGCGCCCGAGCCGGCCGTCGCCGTGCCGTTGAACCCGGACTCGGACGAGCCGTAGTTGTTGAGCAGCATGGTGTTCGGGAGCAGTTGCTGGAACTGCCGGCGCACCGTCTCCGACATGACCGCACCGGACGAGGACACGCTGAACACCGAGGAGCAGTCCGTGCCCTTCATGGGCCCGCCGAGGGCGTCGATCAGTGGCCGCAGCATCGCGTCGCCGACCAGCGAGACGCTGGTGACCTTCTCCTTCTCGATCGTCCGCAGCACCTCCTCGGGCACGAACTTGCGGTGGATCACGACCCGTTGCCCGAAGTTGAAGCCGATGAACGAGGTGAGGGTGGAGGTGCCGTGCATCAGCGGGGGAGTGGGGAAGAAGGTGATCCCCGCCCCGCCGGCCGCGACCCGCTCGGCGAGTTCCTCCGGCTTCTTGACAGGCTCACCGGTCGGCGCGCCCCCGCCGAGCCCGGAGAAGAACAGGTCCTCCTGGCGCCACATCACGCCCTTCGGCATCCCGGTGGTGCCGCCCGTGTAGATGATGAACTGGTCGTCGCCCGAGCGCGCGGGGAACCCCCGTTCCGGCGACCCGCCCGCCTCCGCCTCGGCGAAGGGCACGGCGGCGGGTTCCTCGCCGTCGCCGACCCGCACCAGGTGGCGCAGCTTCGAACACCGCGGCAGCGCCGCCGCCACCCGGCCGCCGAACTCCGCGTCGAAGACGAGGGCCACCAGATCGGCGTCCCGGTACAGGTACACCAGCTCCTCTTCCACATAGCGGTAGTTGACGTTGACCGGGACGACCCGCGCCTTCAGGCAGCCGAACACGGTCTGCAGGTACTCGATCCCGTTGTAGAGGTGCAGCCCGAGGTGTTCACCGGGGCGGATTCCGGCGTCGATCAGGTGGTGCCCGATGCGGTTCGCCGCCGCGTCCAGCTCCGCGTACGTCAGACGGCGCTCCGCGCCCGTGCCCGGGTGGTCGATGTACACCAGGGCCTCACGGTCGGGCACCACGTCGACGACCGACTCGAACAGGTCCGCAAGGTTGTACTCCACCGCTCCTCCTGGCCGTTGTGATCGCTCGTCCGGCGTGCCTGGCAGCTGTCGGTTCGCCGGTCATCAGAGCAAAGGGCGCGGCAACTGGGAAGGGCCTGGGACCAAGAAATCTGACTACCTGTCAGAAAACCCTTGAAGTGCCTCCCCGGCTACTGCAACCTGTTCTCGTTCCAGGAGAGGGGAGATGGCCATGGGCGGGACGGAACACCTCACCGTGCAGCGCGCAGGTGCCACACTGGTGCTCACGCTCAACAGGCCCGACGCCAAGAACGCGCTCTCGCTGCCGATGCTCGTCGGCCTGTACGACGGCTGGGTCGAGGCCGACGAGGACGACACGGTCCGTTCGATCGTGCTCACCGGCGCGGGCGGCTCGTTCTGTGCCGGCATGGACCTCAAGGCCCTCGCCGGCAGTGGCATGGAGGGCGAGCACCACCGCAGCCGCCTCGAGGCCGATCCGGACCTGCACTGGAAGGCGATGCTGCGCCACCACCGCCCCCGCAAGCCGGTGATAGCCGCCGTCGAGGGGTACTGCGTGGCCGGCGGCACCGAGATCCTCCAGGGCACCGACATCCGCGTCGCGGGCGAGTCGGCCACCTTCGGGCTCTTCGAGGTCAAGCGCGGGCTGTTCCCGATCGGCGGCTCCACGGTCCGCCTGCAGCGCCAGATCCCGCGCACGCACGCCCTGGAGATGCTGCTCACCGGCCGCTCCTACACGGCCCGCGAGGCCGCCGACGTCGGCCTGATCGGCCATGTCGTCCCCGACGGCACCGCCCTCGCCAAGGCCCTGGAGATCGCCGGACAGATCAACGCCTGCGGCCCGCTCGCCGTGGAGGCCGTCAAGGCGTCGGTCTACGCGACCGCCGAGATGACCGAGACCGACGGCCTGGCCGACGAACTCAAGCGCGGCTGGCCCATCTTCGACACCGCCGACGCCAAGGAGGGCGCCCGCGCCTTCGCCCAGAAGCGGCCGCCCGTCTACAAGCGAGCCTGACCCCACCGAAGGAGACCGGGCATGCCCGAAGTCCTCAAAGCCCCCCTGGCCGTCGAGTTCCCCTTCACCCGCTCCCTCGGCCCCGTCCAGAGCGCCTTCCTCACCGGTCTGCGCGAACGAGTCCTCCTCGGCGTACGCACCACCGACGGCCGCGTGCTCGTCCCGCCCGTCGAGTACGACCCCGTCACCGCCGAGGAGATCCGCGACCTCGTCCATGTCGCCACCACCGGCACGGTCACCACCTGGGCCTGGAACCACGAACCCCGCCGCGGCCAGCCCCTGGACACCCCCTTCGCGTGGGTCCTGGTCCGTCTCGACGGTGCCGACACCGCCCTGCTCCACGCCCTCGACGCCCCCGGCCCCGACGCCGTGCACACCGGCATGCGGGTCCGTGTCCGCTGGGCCGGGGAGCGGTCCGGCGCCATCACGGACATCGCCTGCTTCGAGCCGTGCGACGGTGAGGACACCGTCATCACCGTTCACGTGGGCGAGTTCGAGGAACCGGTCACCGGCATCGTCGCCCCCGCCCGCCTCGACTACACCTACTCGCCGGGCCGCGCCCAGTCCGCGTACATCCACGCCCTCGCCGAGAGGCGCACCGTCGGCGAACGCTGTCCCTCCTGCCGCAAGGTGTACGTCCCGCCGAGGGGCGCCTGCCCCACGTGCGGGGTCGCCACCACGGAGCAGGTGGAAGTGGGCCCGCGCGGCACGGTCACCACGTTCTGCATCGTCAACATCAAGGCGAAGAACCTCGACATCGAAGTGCCCTACGTCTACGCCCACATCGCTCTCGACGGGGCCGGCCTCGCCCTGCACGGACGCATCGGCGGCATCCCCTACGACCAGGTGCGCATGGGACTGCGCGTCGAACCGGTGTGGACGCAAGGCGCCCGCTACCCCGACCACTACCGGCCGACCGGTGAGCCCGACGCGGAGTACGACATCTACAAGGAGCTGCTGTGACGCGTGACATCGCACTGGTCGCCTTCGCCCAGACCGACCACCGGCGCAGCAGCGACGAGCTCTCCGAGGTGGAGATGCTCATGCCGGTCCTGCACGAGGTGCTCGAACAGACCGGCCTGAAGACCGCCGACATCGGCTTCACCTGCTCCGGCTCCAGCGACTACCTCGCCGGCCGCGCCTTCTCCTTCACCCTCGCCCTCGACGGGGTGGGCGCCTGGCCGCCGATCTCCGAGTCGCACGTCGAGATGGACGGCGCGTGGGCGCTGTACGAGGCGTGGACCAAGCTGCTGACGGGGGACGCCGACACCGCGCTCGTGTACGCGTACGGCAAGTCCTCACCCGGCTCCGTACGCGACGTCCTGACCCGGCAGCTCGACCCGTACTACCTGGCGCCCCTGTGGCCGGACTCGGTCGCGCTGGCCGCCCTCCAGGCACAGGCCCTCATCGACGCGGGCGACACCGACGAGCGCGCGCTCGCTGCCGTGGCCGCCCGCAGCCGAGCGGACGCCTCCGCCAACTCCCATGCACAGCTGGCCCGTCCGGTGCCGCAGGGCGACTACCTCGTACAGCCGCTGCGCACCGGCGACTGCCCGCCCATCGGCGACGGAGCCGCCGCCGTCGTCCTGGCGGCGGGAGAGCGGGCCCGGGACCTGTGCGAGCGGCCCGCGTGGATCCGTGGCATCGACCACCGCATCGAGGCGCACGGGCTCGGCGTGCGCGACCTCACCGACTCTCCGTCGACCCGGCTGGCCGCTCAGAAGGCCGGAGCCTTCGAACGGCCCGTCGACACCGCCGAGTTGCATGCACCGTTCACCTCGCAGGAGATCGTGCTGCGGGGGGCGCTCCGCCTCGACGACACCGTGCGGGTCAATCCGTCGGGCGGGGCGCTCGCAGCCAACCCGATCATGGCCGCCGGGCTGATCCGCGTCGGCGAGGCCGCCGCCGCGATCCACCGGGGGGACTCCGACCGCGCGCTCGCCCACGCCACCTCCGGCCCCTGCCTGCAACAGAACCTGGTCGCCGTACTCGAAGGGGATCCACGATGAGCAAGGAACCCGTGGCCGTCGTAGGGATCGGCCAGACCAAGCATGTGGCGGCGCGCCGGGACGTGTCGATCGCGGGGCTCGTCCGGGAGGCGGCCCGGCGCGCTCTGGACGACGCCGATCTGACGTGGGCGGACGTGGACGCCGTGGTCATCGGCAAGGCGCCCGACTTCTTCGAGGGTGTGATGATGCCGGAGCTGTACCTGGCCGACGCCCTCGGCGCGGTGGGCAAGCCCATGCTCCGGGTGCACACGGCCGGCTCCGTCGGCGGGTCCACCGCGCTGGTCGCGGCGAACCTCGTCGCCGCCCGCGTCCACGCGACCGTCCTCACCCTCGCCTTCGAAAAGCAGTCCGAGTCCAACGCCATGTGGGGTCTGTCCCTGCCGATCCCCTTCCAGCAGCCCCTCCTCGCCGGCGCCGGCGGCTTCTTCGCGCCGCACGTGCGCGCGTACATGCGGCGCAGCGGAGCACCCGACACCGTGGGCTCGCTGGTGGCGTACAAGGACCGGCGCAACGCGCTGAAGAACCCCTACGCCCACCTCCACGAGCACGACATCACCCTGGAGAAGGTCCAGGCGTCCCCGATGCTGTGGGACCCGATCCGCTACTCGGAGACCTGCCCGTCCTCCGACGGCGCCTGCGCCATGGTCCTCACCGACCGCGCCGGCGCGGCCCGCGCCCCCCGGCCGCCCGCCTGGATGCTCGGCGGCGCGATGCGCAGCGAACCCACCCTGTTCGCCGGCAAGGACTTCGTCTCGCCGCAGGCCGGCAAGGACTGCGCGGCCGACGTGTACCGGCAGGCGGGGATCGCCGACCCGCGCTGCGAGATCGACGCCGCCGAGATCTACGTGCCCTTCTCCTGGTACGAGCCCATGTGGCTGGAGAACCTCGGCTTCGCCGACGAGGGCGAGGGCTGGAAACTCACCGAGTCCGGGGTGACCGAACTCGACGGCGACCTGCCCGTCAACATGTCCGGCGGCGTGCTGTCCACCAACCCCATCGGCGCCTCCGGCATGATCCGCTTCGCGGAGGCCGCCCTCCAAGTGCGCGGGCAGGCCGGGGAACACCAGGTGGAAGGGGCCCGCAGGGTGCTCGGACACGCCTACGGCGGCGGATCGCAGTTCTTCTCCATGTGGCTCGTGGGATCCGAGCGCCCCGACGCCTGAAACGGTCCACCTCACGTGGCCTGTCGGCAGTCGGACGCGATCGCTAGGCTGGCCCGCGGACGACGATTCGGGAGGAGCACGGACGTGGCCGAGAGCACTATCCAGCAGCACCCCGTCGCGGGATGGGACAAGCCCGAGCTGGATCTCAGCAACGCCGAGTGGCAGTCCAGCAGCCGCGGCCTGGGGGATGTCCAGATCGCCTTTGTCGAGGGGTTCATCGCGATGCGCAACAGCGGCCGCCCGGAAAGTCCCTCCCTGATCTTCACCCCCGCGGAGTGGGGCGCGTTCGTGTCGGGGGCCCGGGAGGGGGAGTTCGACCTCACCTGAGCGAGCCGCACCGGTGGCGTGCCCGGCCGCTCGGGCCTCGCGCCGCCGCCGTGCCGGGCCCCTCGACGGCCCGACGCACGGAGTGCCACCGGGAGGAGCGCCCGGCGGCCTGCTGGGATGCCACGCTCAACGGGCCGCCCTCGCGTCACACGACAGGCCGGGGCACGTACCATGGCCGCATGTCGTTCCTCCGTCGCCGCAGCGCCACGCCCGCCGGGCCCGACTTCGACGTACTGGCCATGGACCCGGGTGACTGGCCCGGCAACCTCGGCGCCGGGCTGCTGCCCGCGCCCGACGGCACCTGCCAGGGCGTCTTCCTGCGCTACGACCTGTTCGGCGGCCGTGGCACCGCGATGATCATCGGCAACCTCCCCGAGGGCTCCCCAGCCCGGGACGTCGCCGAGGGTGAGGTTCCCTTCGAGGTGGCCCAGCTGCTGCTGGCCCTGGAGAACGAGGAGGAGGTCACCGTCGTCGGCACCGAGGACATGCCGGTGCTGCAGGGCGACAACCTCCTGATCGTGCGCCGCCTGAAGCTCTCCGAGAGCCGGATCTCCTGCGTGCAGTTCGACCGCAGCGACGGCGTGCTGGTCACCATCGCCGCCTGGGACCGGCCGATCACCGACGACCTGTACGCCCTGCTCAAGCCGCTGCCCGCCGAGCTGTTCCAGCAGGGCTGACCGGCACAGCCGTACGCCAGGGGCCGGCCCCCGGTCGAGGGGCCGGCCCTTCGCCGCGTGCGCGCCGCGGACCGCTACAGGACCGACGGCCGCACCTGCACGTCCGCGGCCCGCACGAACGCCACCCGGTGGCCGAACTGGATCTCGTAGTACAGGTCCTTCCCGACCACCACGCGGTGGGTGTCGGTGGTGAAGGTGACCGAGTAGTAGTACTCGCCGGGCACCGCGTCGCCGACCACGTACTTCTGCCCCGCGAGCAGCTGGTACGGAAGGGGCGTCACCTCCTGGGCCGGCACGTCGGCCGGATAGGCCGCCTTCTCCGGGTACGCGCGGCCGTACACCGGCACGCCGTCCAGGCCGGCCTTCGGCGTCACCACGAAACCGACGGCGTCCACGGCAGTGGGCTGCTTCGCCGGATTCTGGAACCAGGCCTTCTGTCCCAGGTACCAGATCGCCGTCCAGTCACCCTGACGGCCTGCGACCGCGTACTGCTGGCCCGTCTCGGCCCTCGACCCCACGTCGTTCACGTCGGTCGTCGAGGCGCCGCCGTCGGGCCGAAGGCCGACGTCCTTGATCAGCGGCGAGGAGGCGTCGGGCTGCGAGTACAGCCGCACCTCGCCGGAGCCGTGCGCGGCGCACGGCTCGCCGCTCGTGACGCAGCCCGTGTACTCCGGCCGGTTGGCGGCGTAGTCGGGGCGGATGGTCACCAGCCCGCCGTTCGCGCCCGCCGTCGGCTCGAAGGGACGGCCCAGCAGCTCGAAGTAGTGCCGCCAGTCCCAGTACGGGCCGGGGTCGGTGTGCATGCCGGGGACGGCCGCCGTGGTCGGGCCGGGCACCGTGTCGTGGCCGAGGATGTGCTGCCGGTCCAGGGGGATGCCGTACTTCGCGGCGAGGTACGTCACCAGCCGGGCCGAGGCGCGGTACATCGCCTCCGTGTACCAGGCGTCCGGCGAGGCGAGGAAGCCCTCGTGCTCCAGGCCGATCGACTTGGCGTTGACGTACCAGTTCCCGGCGTGCCACGCCACGTCCTTCGCCTTCACGTGCTGGGCGATGTGCCCGTCCGTGGAGCGCAGGGTGTAGTTCCACGACACGTAGGTGGGATCCTGCACCAGGTTGATGACGCCGTCCCAGCGGCCTTCCGTGTCGTGGATGACGATGTACCGGATGCTCTGCGACGCCGGCCGGTCGCCGAGGTCGTGGTTGCCGTAGTCGTCGTTCCCGAACTGCGCGTACGGCGCCGGGATCCACTCGCAGGACACCGAGGCGGGGCACTCCGTGCCGGCCGCGGAGACATGGCGCAGGCCGGTCCGCGCCAGCTGGGCGGTGTGCGGGACGAGGCGTGGCAGGGCCGCCAGCACCACGCGCTGCCCGGTGTCCGTGGTGCGCTGCTCGCCCGTGCGGATCACGGCGTACACGTCGTTCGCGTACGCCGCCGCCGTTCCGCTGTCGTCCGCGCCGGAGAACTGGGCCACCGCCCCGTACCAGTCGGCAGGGTCCGCGCTCAGGGGTTCACCGAGTCTCTTCTGGGCGGCCGCGAGCAGGGCCGCACCGCCCGCGATGTTCGCGGCCTCGTCGGTGCGCAGCCGCCCGGCGGGAATACCGGTCAGCCCGGCGGCCTTGGTCAGGGTCTTCAACCGGGCGGGCAGGTCGGAATCGTCCGGCACCTTGGTGTCGGGGTGCAGAGCGGCCCGGGCGGAGTCGCCGCGCGGGTCCTCGGCGCCCTGGCTGTGGTGCGGTGCCCGGGCGAGCGCGGCGCGCGCGTCGGTGAGGTGCATCGGGCCGTAGCCGCCGGTCACACTCGGTGCGCCGCCGTGGCCGTCCCACCGGGACTGGAGATAGGACACACCCAGCAGGACGCTGAGCGGGACATGGTAGTCCGCGGCCGCGGAGGCGAACGCCCGCTGCAGCCGGCCGGTGTCCTGCGCGGCGGCGGACGGGGCGGCACCCAGCAGCGGCAGCAGCAGCGCCGCGGAGGCGGCGGCACCCGCCGTCCTGCGCATGCGTCCGCGGGTCGGCGCGGGTCTGGGGTCGGTGGCGGATCCTCGCAATGCGGCCTCCTGGGGCGCTGGGCGTGACGGGGCGTGCGGGCCGGCGGGTCAGTCGTACCGGCCGGTCGACGGTCCGTCAATCATGCGCGCAGCAAGGAGACTTCCCACGTCAAGCGGGGTCCCGGCGAGTTTCGTGGCGCAGGCCGTCAGGCCTGCGGGGCGTCAGTGGCGTACACCAGTGGCCGTGACGGACGTCCGCTGAAAGAGGGAGGACCGCGCGGCCGTACGGGGTACTGCGCAGGGCCGAACGGGGACCCGCGCACGGTCGTTCGCCGGATGCGACGAAGGTCCGCGGTGCGCCACGGGAGCCGGCGCGCCGCGGACCCCCGTCCCCGTCAGCGAGTCCCGACCGCCGCGCGCACGGCCCTTCGGGCCAGCTGGCAGTCGTCGTGCAGCCGCCGCAGCAGCAGCCGCTGCTCCTCGCCGGACGGCGCAGCACCCGGGTGGGCCGCGCCCGGTGCCGCCGGGGCCGAGTCGTGCATCGAGCGCTGCACGGCCGTCTCGTAGGTGCGGATCTCACGGGTCAGCACGAGCATCAGGTTCACCAGGAACGCGTCCCGCGAGGCCGGACCCCCCGACTGGGCGATCTGGCTGATCTGCCGCCGGGCCACCGGCGCGTCCCCGAGGACCGACCACAGCGTCGCCAGGTCGTAGCCCGGCAGGTACCAGCCCGCGTGCTCCCAGTCCACCAGCACTGGACCGGCCGGGGAGAGCAGGATGTTCGCGAGCAGCGCGTCGCCGTGACAGAACTGGCCCATGCCCTGACGGCCCGCCGCGTGCGCGATGCCGTGCAGCAGCTTCTGCAGGTCGCCCAGGTCCCGGTCGGTGAGCAGCCCGAGTTCGTGGTACCGGGAGATACGGGCGGCGTAGTCCAGCGGGGCGTCGAACGTGCCCGCCGGCGGCCGCCAGGTGTTCAGCCGGCAGATCGCGCCCAGGGCCGCCCGGATGTCCGCCCGCGGCGGGGTCTCCACCGGGTGCCGCT encodes:
- a CDS encoding crotonase/enoyl-CoA hydratase family protein; the protein is MGGTEHLTVQRAGATLVLTLNRPDAKNALSLPMLVGLYDGWVEADEDDTVRSIVLTGAGGSFCAGMDLKALAGSGMEGEHHRSRLEADPDLHWKAMLRHHRPRKPVIAAVEGYCVAGGTEILQGTDIRVAGESATFGLFEVKRGLFPIGGSTVRLQRQIPRTHALEMLLTGRSYTAREAADVGLIGHVVPDGTALAKALEIAGQINACGPLAVEAVKASVYATAEMTETDGLADELKRGWPIFDTADAKEGARAFAQKRPPVYKRA
- a CDS encoding acyl-CoA synthetase — its product is MEYNLADLFESVVDVVPDREALVYIDHPGTGAERRLTYAELDAAANRIGHHLIDAGIRPGEHLGLHLYNGIEYLQTVFGCLKARVVPVNVNYRYVEEELVYLYRDADLVALVFDAEFGGRVAAALPRCSKLRHLVRVGDGEEPAAVPFAEAEAGGSPERGFPARSGDDQFIIYTGGTTGMPKGVMWRQEDLFFSGLGGGAPTGEPVKKPEELAERVAAGGAGITFFPTPPLMHGTSTLTSFIGFNFGQRVVIHRKFVPEEVLRTIEKEKVTSVSLVGDAMLRPLIDALGGPMKGTDCSSVFSVSSSGAVMSETVRRQFQQLLPNTMLLNNYGSSESGFNGTATAGSGAGQTFRIRVNSRTQVVDPATHEPVAVGEVGRVAQCGHVPLGYYNDPGKTAETFFEKDGERWVLLGDMATVDEEGVVTVLGRGSQCINTGGEKVYPEEVEQALKSHPDVYDALVAGVPDARWGNHVAAVVQLREGAARPSLEDIQTHCRTHLAGYKIPRRLVITETIQRSPSGKADYRWAREVAVAEGR
- a CDS encoding aminoglycoside phosphotransferase family protein codes for the protein MYAASSSVSAPPRPLRARPGAGGPYLDPARPAAPVLGAGRTRRPAGLGTQPLSGRIDLSGPQGAQLRTALASVHRICPEFAPVQVLRRSGRSVLLVGTTGRSTAVAKCLLDHSPAWAERYRQEIAAYRSFVRHRPPVRVPRLIAADPDNCTLVIERMPGRVAALQRHPVETPPRADIRAALGAICRLNTWRPPAGTFDAPLDYAARISRYHELGLLTDRDLGDLQKLLHGIAHAAGRQGMGQFCHGDALLANILLSPAGPVLVDWEHAGWYLPGYDLATLWSVLGDAPVARRQISQIAQSGGPASRDAFLVNLMLVLTREIRTYETAVQRSMHDSAPAAPGAAHPGAAPSGEEQRLLLRRLHDDCQLARRAVRAAVGTR
- a CDS encoding thiolase domain-containing protein, which translates into the protein MTRDIALVAFAQTDHRRSSDELSEVEMLMPVLHEVLEQTGLKTADIGFTCSGSSDYLAGRAFSFTLALDGVGAWPPISESHVEMDGAWALYEAWTKLLTGDADTALVYAYGKSSPGSVRDVLTRQLDPYYLAPLWPDSVALAALQAQALIDAGDTDERALAAVAARSRADASANSHAQLARPVPQGDYLVQPLRTGDCPPIGDGAAAVVLAAGERARDLCERPAWIRGIDHRIEAHGLGVRDLTDSPSTRLAAQKAGAFERPVDTAELHAPFTSQEIVLRGALRLDDTVRVNPSGGALAANPIMAAGLIRVGEAAAAIHRGDSDRALAHATSGPCLQQNLVAVLEGDPR
- a CDS encoding OB-fold domain-containing protein, which translates into the protein MPEVLKAPLAVEFPFTRSLGPVQSAFLTGLRERVLLGVRTTDGRVLVPPVEYDPVTAEEIRDLVHVATTGTVTTWAWNHEPRRGQPLDTPFAWVLVRLDGADTALLHALDAPGPDAVHTGMRVRVRWAGERSGAITDIACFEPCDGEDTVITVHVGEFEEPVTGIVAPARLDYTYSPGRAQSAYIHALAERRTVGERCPSCRKVYVPPRGACPTCGVATTEQVEVGPRGTVTTFCIVNIKAKNLDIEVPYVYAHIALDGAGLALHGRIGGIPYDQVRMGLRVEPVWTQGARYPDHYRPTGEPDAEYDIYKELL
- a CDS encoding DUF397 domain-containing protein, with product MAESTIQQHPVAGWDKPELDLSNAEWQSSSRGLGDVQIAFVEGFIAMRNSGRPESPSLIFTPAEWGAFVSGAREGEFDLT
- a CDS encoding thiolase domain-containing protein is translated as MSKEPVAVVGIGQTKHVAARRDVSIAGLVREAARRALDDADLTWADVDAVVIGKAPDFFEGVMMPELYLADALGAVGKPMLRVHTAGSVGGSTALVAANLVAARVHATVLTLAFEKQSESNAMWGLSLPIPFQQPLLAGAGGFFAPHVRAYMRRSGAPDTVGSLVAYKDRRNALKNPYAHLHEHDITLEKVQASPMLWDPIRYSETCPSSDGACAMVLTDRAGAARAPRPPAWMLGGAMRSEPTLFAGKDFVSPQAGKDCAADVYRQAGIADPRCEIDAAEIYVPFSWYEPMWLENLGFADEGEGWKLTESGVTELDGDLPVNMSGGVLSTNPIGASGMIRFAEAALQVRGQAGEHQVEGARRVLGHAYGGGSQFFSMWLVGSERPDA
- a CDS encoding N-acetylmuramoyl-L-alanine amidase; the encoded protein is MRGSATDPRPAPTRGRMRRTAGAAASAALLLPLLGAAPSAAAQDTGRLQRAFASAAADYHVPLSVLLGVSYLQSRWDGHGGAPSVTGGYGPMHLTDARAALARAPHHSQGAEDPRGDSARAALHPDTKVPDDSDLPARLKTLTKAAGLTGIPAGRLRTDEAANIAGGAALLAAAQKRLGEPLSADPADWYGAVAQFSGADDSGTAAAYANDVYAVIRTGEQRTTDTGQRVVLAALPRLVPHTAQLARTGLRHVSAAGTECPASVSCEWIPAPYAQFGNDDYGNHDLGDRPASQSIRYIVIHDTEGRWDGVINLVQDPTYVSWNYTLRSTDGHIAQHVKAKDVAWHAGNWYVNAKSIGLEHEGFLASPDAWYTEAMYRASARLVTYLAAKYGIPLDRQHILGHDTVPGPTTAAVPGMHTDPGPYWDWRHYFELLGRPFEPTAGANGGLVTIRPDYAANRPEYTGCVTSGEPCAAHGSGEVRLYSQPDASSPLIKDVGLRPDGGASTTDVNDVGSRAETGQQYAVAGRQGDWTAIWYLGQKAWFQNPAKQPTAVDAVGFVVTPKAGLDGVPVYGRAYPEKAAYPADVPAQEVTPLPYQLLAGQKYVVGDAVPGEYYYSVTFTTDTHRVVVGKDLYYEIQFGHRVAFVRAADVQVRPSVL